One Tunturibacter gelidoferens genomic region harbors:
- a CDS encoding VIT1/CCC1 transporter family protein, with protein sequence MHEVAHAPHTHGPHIEGHFESSEAVRDIVIGLSDGLTVPFALAAGLSGAVASSHIVVLAGLAEIAAGSIAMGLGGYLAARGDAEHYVSERLREEREIVERTRDEEEEIYEIFEHYDVDRASATPVLNALKENPTAWVDFMMRFELGLEEPAANRAHRSALTIAISYIAGGFIPLLPYMLVADNFTALKLSVVITLIALAVFGALKGKLVGTGWLRSALQTVLIGGAAAAVAYTLARLLNAHSTT encoded by the coding sequence ATGCATGAGGTAGCCCACGCACCCCACACCCACGGCCCCCACATCGAAGGCCACTTCGAATCCTCCGAGGCCGTTCGCGATATCGTCATCGGCCTCTCCGACGGCCTCACTGTACCGTTCGCTCTCGCCGCCGGACTCTCCGGCGCAGTCGCCTCCTCGCACATCGTCGTCCTCGCCGGTCTTGCAGAAATAGCCGCTGGCTCCATCGCAATGGGCCTCGGCGGCTACCTCGCCGCCCGCGGAGATGCCGAACACTACGTCTCCGAACGCCTCCGCGAAGAACGAGAGATCGTCGAACGCACCCGCGACGAAGAAGAAGAGATCTACGAGATCTTCGAGCACTACGACGTCGATCGCGCCAGTGCGACACCAGTCCTCAATGCACTCAAAGAGAATCCCACCGCATGGGTCGACTTCATGATGCGCTTCGAACTGGGCCTCGAAGAGCCCGCCGCGAACCGTGCTCACCGCTCAGCACTCACAATCGCAATCTCCTACATCGCCGGTGGCTTCATCCCGCTTCTGCCTTACATGCTCGTGGCGGACAACTTCACCGCACTCAAACTCTCCGTCGTCATCACGCTCATCGCCCTCGCAGTCTTCGGAGCTCTGAAGGGGAAGCTGGTAGGCACCGGCTGGCTGCGCAGCGCCCTCCAGACCGTCCTCATCGGCGGAGCCGCGGCAGCGGTTGCCTATACGCTCGCGCGCCTTCTCAACGCTCATTCAACCACCTAG
- a CDS encoding DUF4337 domain-containing protein, protein MEANEVSEFANQMKESGESGGESLKSISLGISILAVLVAMVTVLGHRTHTEAVLMQSRAGDQWNEYQAKKIRMDNLAVTLDLLAMEPTVNATATEAKRKEYEAHIEKWKEDLSEEQDKAREFEAEVTRAEAKASRYDLGEALLQIAVVLCSITLFTRKRAYFLLGLSLGAAGIIVAVSALLVH, encoded by the coding sequence ATGGAAGCCAATGAAGTCTCGGAATTTGCCAATCAGATGAAGGAGTCGGGAGAGTCCGGCGGGGAGTCGTTGAAGAGCATCTCGCTTGGGATCTCGATCCTGGCGGTGCTGGTTGCGATGGTCACTGTGCTTGGGCATCGCACTCACACCGAGGCTGTGCTTATGCAATCGCGCGCTGGCGACCAGTGGAATGAGTACCAGGCGAAGAAGATTCGCATGGATAATCTGGCGGTCACGCTGGATCTTCTTGCGATGGAGCCTACCGTCAACGCAACTGCTACTGAAGCAAAGCGTAAGGAATATGAGGCTCACATCGAGAAGTGGAAGGAAGATCTCTCCGAGGAGCAGGATAAGGCTCGTGAGTTCGAAGCTGAGGTGACTCGGGCTGAGGCGAAGGCCTCTCGTTATGATCTTGGAGAGGCGTTACTGCAGATTGCGGTGGTTTTATGCTCGATAACCCTATTCACCCGCAAACGGGCCTATTTTCTTCTTGGGCTCTCACTTGGGGCAGCCGGGATCATTGTCGCGGTGTCTGCGTTGCTCGTTCACTAG